The nucleotide sequence AGCACCACCGTTGCTGACGCCGGCCGCTACGGCCTGTCACTGATGACCGGCAACACCCTGACGACGGAGCAGTTTCGCACCCTGCCTGCCCCTGAATGGGGAGTCAAAAGCGTTGAAAAAAAGGGGATTGCCCTGGATTGGGAGCAGACACTCGGCATTACCATCCTGCGGGGCGAACTCCATATGGGAAGACGGGAATCAGCCACCACCGCCGGCGTGATGACCGAGTGGCTGACGGCCATTCCGGATTTCCAGGAGATTACCTTGAAAATCCAGGGGTTCTACTGGACGGATGACTGGCAGAAAAAGGCCGGCCGAACCCTGACCCTGTTTCCGGTGGCTGAATACCGCCTGAGCAACACCACCACCATCCGCCTCGGTTATGCCCATGAATTCAGCTCAACGGCCCAGGAGAAAGACCGCCTGTTGCTGCTGCAACTGTATTACTACGGACAATAAGGGGACAATCGCCATGAGCAGTAGAATAAGAGCCTCACTCCTTCTGCCGGCAATGGCCGGCTGGCTGCTGCTGAGCTGCCCGGCCCTGGCGGCGGTGGGCTGCACCCTGAACAATCCCGACCGGGATATCATCAGGATTTTTCCCGCCGCCACCAACTACCGCACCGAATTTATCTCTATCCAGGATCGGGGCGGGGCAATCCTGGCGGCCAAGATTGAAAAGAAGCTCGGCGACCGGCTTGATCCCCACTACGAAAGCCTTGATGTCCCCTATGCCTATTACACTGTTCTCCAGGGAGGAAAAACCATCGGCTATGTCCACGGGGTTAATCAAAAAGGCACCTATGGCGGCCTGCAGCTTATTCTGGCCACCGACCCGCAAGGGGTGATCAGGAATTTCTACTACCAGAAAATATCCTCGCCGGAGGCCAGGCTTTTCAGAGACCGGCATTTTACCAGCCAGTTTCTCGGCCTGACCCTGGCTGACTTCTTTCAGGACAGGGCGGCAGCCATCATCAGGGATCCCAGCACCGCAAGCTCGGCAGATTTTGCGGCCACCATGAGAGGAATAATGAAAAATCTGATTCTCCTGGATGAATTCAAACTGCAGCATATCCATGACCAAAAAGCCAAAACTTCCCAGCCAGCCACTGGAGGACGCCATGAATAAAAAATCCCTGCTCACCATCATTCTTTTGCTTCTGGGCCTGTTGATTCTTTCCGCTGGCTGTGGGCAGCAAAGCGAAACCTTCGGGCAGCATAGCGACCGCACGGCAACAACGGTCTCCATCGGCGAGTTGTTGACCAATCCCGCCGGGCACCAGAACCAGACCGTGGTTATTGAGGGTAAAATTCTGCGGGAATGCCCAACCGGCTGCTGGTTTGACCTTGCCGAAGGCAATGCCGTCATCTATGTCGACATCGAGCCGTCGGGCCTGGCCATTCCCCAGCGGATTGGCAAAACCGCCCAGGTTATCGGAACCGTGAAAAGCAACGGGCCGCAGGTTTCCATTATCGGCAAGGGAGTGAAAATCCGATGAACCTGTTCACCTTCGCCTGCCGCAACCTGGCCCGCAAGAAGATCCGTACCCTGCTAACCATGGGGGGGGGCTCCCTGGCGGTGGCCGTCCTGGTCAGCCTCATGGGCTTCGGCCGGGGCTACCGCCAATCGCTGTCAGCCACCATTGACCGCATGGGCTACCAGCTGCTGGTAACCGCCAAGGGCTGTCCCTACGAAGCGGCCACCCTGATGCTTAAAGGGGGCAGCGGTCTGCGTTACATGGATGCCGGCATCTACGAAAAAATCAGTCATGATGCCCGGGTCAAACATCTTTCCCCCCAGTTGGTGGCCACCGTTTATGATCCTGACCGGCTGGACGGCCAGGGTGGTTTTTCCCTGTATATGGGCATCACCGACGACTATCTGAAGCTGAAGCCCTGGTCGACCTTCCAGGACGGTCAATGGTTTTCCCAGCCAAACGCCGAAGAGGTGATCATGGGCTACGAAGCTGCCGAAGTGGAACAACGGCTGGTGGGCGACCAGATCTTTATTCCAAAACTGGACCGGGTACTCCGGGTGGTGGGAATTTTTAAACGCACCGGCACCCAGGATGACGGGATCATTTTTCTGCCCCTGAAAACCGCCCAACAGCTTTTCGGCCTGCCGGACAAACTCACCGGGGTCGGCATCAAACTGAAAGAGCTCCAGGAGTTAACCGCCTTTGAAGAAGATCTCTACAACGAGCCTGGCATCCAGGTGATCAGCATGTCCCAGGTGCGCGGCACAATCCTCAACCTGATCTCCTCAGCCCGGGTAATGGCCAACTCGGTAGCCCTGGTCGCCATATTCATCGCCGCCATCGGGGTCATCAATACCATTCTCATGTCGGTTTTTGAAAGAACCCGGGAGATTGGCATCATCAAAGCCCTGGGGGCTTCGCGACTCGAGGTTTTTGAGCTTATCTGGGCCGAAACCATGCTGGTCTGCCTGATGGGCGGCCTGGGAGGAATGGTCATTGCATTGGCCGGTAGCCGCGGCATCGAGGGAATGATCAAGCGAATCCTGCCCTATACCCCACCAGGGAAGTTGGTAATGATCGAGCCTGTGGTTCTGATGCTTGCTTTTGCTGGCACCCTAATCCTGGGATTGCTGGCCGGCCTCTATCCAGCCTGGCGGGCTTCCTCCATGATGCCGGTCAAAGCCATCAGGTCAACGGAGTAACCCATGTCGGAGATCCTGATCAGGACAGCAAAGCTGAAAAAAATCTTTCACTTGGCCGCCGAACAGGTTGCTGCGGTTGACGGCGTCGACCTGTTGGTCAACAAAGGGGATTTTGTTGCCCTTCTGGGTCCCTCAGGGTCAGGTAAAACAACCCTGCTGGACATGCTCGGCTGCCTCGACCAGCCCACCTCAGGCATCCTTGAGGTGCTGGGCACCAAGGTCACCGGACTGCCGGAACATGAGCTGGTCAACCTGCGCCGGGGGCGGATCGGCTTTGTCTTTCAGGATTTTTCCCTGGTACCGACCCTGACCGCCAGGGAAAACCTGCTGCTGGCCGCCCGTCTCAGCCGGAGAACAACCAATGGTAAAAAAATCGATAAAGCCCTCGCCATGGTCGGCCTGGCGGGCCGCGGCAGTCACCTGCCCCGCCAGCTTTCCGGCGGCGAAAAACAGCGGGTGGCCATCGCCCGGGCACTGCTGATCGAACCGGAAATCCTCATCGCTGACGAGCCCACCGGCCAGCTGGACTCGGAAAATTCCCGGATGATCTTCGCCCTCCTGCAGCAGTTGAACCACGATCAGATCCTCACTGTCATCGTTGCCACCCATGACCTGGCCCTGGGTGAATTAGCCGGGCAGCGCATGTTCCTCCGTGATGGCCGAATTATCAAAAGATAACATGGTGTCAACCCTGCGGCATAAAAAAGCGGTGCCTGTCGGGCACCGCTTTTTTATTTCGGGAAAATAACAGCTCAGGGCTTCAGCACCTGAACCACCGCCTCTCCAATGTCGGCCGGGCTTTTCACCACTTCGATCCCGGCAGCGGTCATGGCGGCCATCTTTTCGGCCGCGGTGCCCTTGCCGCCGGCAATGATCGCTCCGGCATGGCCCATGCGCCGCCCCGGAGGCGCCGTCTGCCCGGCGATGAAGCCTACCACCGGTTTGGTCATGCAGTTGCTGACAAAAGCAGCCGCTTCCTCCTCGGCGGAACCGCCGATTTCGCCAATCATCACCACCGCTTCGGTTTCCGGGTCCTCCTCAAACAGGGCCAGCAGATCGATAAACTGGCTGCCGATGATCGGGTCACCGCCGATGCCGATGCAGGTGGACTGCCCCAGACCCCGTTCGGTGAGCTGTTTCACCGCCTCATAGGTCAGGGTGCCGCTGCGGGAGATAAGACCAACTTTGCCCTTCAGGTGGATAAAGCCAGGCATGATGCCCACCTTGGCTTCATCTGGGGTGATCACCCCTGGACAGTTGGGGCCGACCAGCCGGGTTTGGCCATCATCAAGGTAGGCTTTGGCCTTCACCATATCGACGGTGGGGATCCCTTCGGTGATGCAGACCACCAGGTCAACCCCGGCATCAGCAGCTTCCATGATCGCATCAGCAGCAAAGGGGGGCGGCACAAAAATCAGCGACACGTTGGCACCGGTCTGCTGGACGGCACTCTCAACGGTATTGAATACCGGAATACCATCCATATCCTGGCCGCCCTTTCCAGGGGTAACCCCGGCAACCACCTGGGTGCCATAGGCTACACACTGGCGAGTATGGAACATCCCTTCCTGGCCGGTGATCCCCTGGACGAGAATTTTTGAATCTTTATTAACTAAGATGGACATGCTTTTCTACCTCCTCATCAGACATTACGAGATCAGTACCAGCACCGTGCGGCAGCTGGAACTACTGGATGGCGGCCACCACTTTCTGGGCCGCGTCCGCCAGGCCCCGGCCGACAATCATGTCGATACCGGATTCCTCGAGAATTTTTGAGGCCTCTTCGGCATTGGTGCCTTCCAAGCGCACCACCAGCGGTACTTTGATTTCCACCTGCTTGGTCGCTTCGATAATACCGTTGGCAATCCGGTCACAGCGGACGATGCCACCGAAGATATTGATCAGCACCGCCTTGACATTGGGATCGGAGAGGATAATACGAAAGGCGTTGGCCACCCCTTCGGCATTGGCGCCGCCCCCGACATCGAGGAAGTTCGCCGGCTCACCGCCGGCCAGCTTGATGATATCCATGGTCGCCATGGCCAGGCCGGCCCCATTGACCATGCAGCCCACATTGCCATCAAGCTTGATATAGTTGAGACCGAACTTGGATGCCTCGATCTCCAGAGGCTCCTCTTCGGAAAGATCCCTGAGTTCCGTCCAACTGTCCTTGTGCCGGTACTGGGCATTATCGTCAAAGTTTATTTTTGCATCAAGAGCCAGAACCCGGCCGTCACCGGTAACCACCAGCGGATTGATCTCCAGCAGCGAGCAGTCATTGGCTTCAAAGGCTTTGAAGAGATTGATGAACATCCGCGACGCCTGGCGCACCAGCTGGGCATCCAAGCCGAGTTTATAGGCAATTTTGGCCGCCTGGAACGGCCGCAGACCCAGGAGCGGATGAACATATTCCTTGACAATTTTTTCCGGGGTTTCGGCGGCCACCTTTTCGATCTCCATCCCCCCCTCGGTACTGGCCATGATCACCGGCTGATTGGTGGCCCGGTCAATGACAATCCCGAAGTAGTATTCCTTCTGGATATCCATCCCCTCTTCCACCAGCAGCCTTTTGACTTCCTTGCCTTCGGGACCGGTCTGGTGGGTCACCAGTTGCATGCCGAGAATCTGCTTGGCTGTTTCATGGGCTTCGTCGGGACCGTTGACCACCTTGACGCCGCCGCCCTTGCCCCGGCCGCCGGCATGAATCTGGGCCTTGACTACCACGGTGCCGCCGCCCAGATCGATCGCCGCCTGTTTAGCATCATCGACGGTGAAGACGGCAAATCCCCTCGGAACCTCAACCCCGAAGTCCCGCAACAGTGCCTTCGCCTGATATTCATGAATTTTCATATATCCTCCCTTGTTAGCAGCAACGCGTGCCGTTGAAACACTGAGCTAGCAAACTCTGTACCGAATAGCAACATAAAAGACGGGAGATACCACCCCGTCTTTTATGCATCTGATCCTGCCCTTCAAGACCGTTAGCGCATCCCGCCCTGATAATGGGTGGTCAACTGTTTTTCCATGGTCTCTTCACGGGTATAGTTGGGCAGCACCAGCGGTGACACCCGGTTGGTTTCCACCCCGGCAGCCTGCAGTTCGGCATGGAACTGACGCACGTGATCCATGGTCAAAGTGCTCGACTGATTTTCCAGGCCCTTGACATATTCCGCCGCGCTCCGGCCGGCCCGCCGGCCGAAAACGGTGATATCCAGCAGGGAATTACCCATCAGCCGGTTTTCTCCATGGACGCCGCCCGAAGCTTCCCCGGCACCGAACAGACCAGGCACTCCGGTTTCAGTCAGGTTATTGATCTGCAGACCGCCATTCTGGTAGTGCAGGGTGGGATAGACCAGCATGGGCACCTTGCTGATATCGATATCATAGCGCATGAATTGGATATACTTGGCCGGCAGTTCCTGTTTCACTGCCCCGGGTCCCTCAAGCACCTCGATCATCGGCGAATCAAGCCAGACACCGATCCGGCCGGTGGGGGTGATAATCCCTTTATTCCGATCCAGGCATTCCTGGATGATGCAGGCTGATTCCACATCCCGCGGCTCCCGCTCAAAGACAAACTGTTCACCATTGATATTCAGCAGGTTGGCCCCAAGCCCTCGGACCTTTTCCGTAATCAGCAGACCGATATTCTGTTCCGGAAAGGCAACACCGGTGGGATGATACTGGGTTGAATGCATGAAGGCCAGCGGCACCCCGGCACGATAGCCGATTACCAGCCCGTCAGCGGTGGCACCATAGTGGTTGGTGGTGGCAAACCCCTGGACATGCAGGCGGCCGTAACCGCCGGTGGCAACCACCGTCGCTTT is from Candidatus Anaeroferrophillus wilburensis and encodes:
- a CDS encoding ABC transporter permease; the protein is MNLFTFACRNLARKKIRTLLTMGGGSLAVAVLVSLMGFGRGYRQSLSATIDRMGYQLLVTAKGCPYEAATLMLKGGSGLRYMDAGIYEKISHDARVKHLSPQLVATVYDPDRLDGQGGFSLYMGITDDYLKLKPWSTFQDGQWFSQPNAEEVIMGYEAAEVEQRLVGDQIFIPKLDRVLRVVGIFKRTGTQDDGIIFLPLKTAQQLFGLPDKLTGVGIKLKELQELTAFEEDLYNEPGIQVISMSQVRGTILNLISSARVMANSVALVAIFIAAIGVINTILMSVFERTREIGIIKALGASRLEVFELIWAETMLVCLMGGLGGMVIALAGSRGIEGMIKRILPYTPPGKLVMIEPVVLMLAFAGTLILGLLAGLYPAWRASSMMPVKAIRSTE
- a CDS encoding ABC transporter ATP-binding protein encodes the protein MSEILIRTAKLKKIFHLAAEQVAAVDGVDLLVNKGDFVALLGPSGSGKTTLLDMLGCLDQPTSGILEVLGTKVTGLPEHELVNLRRGRIGFVFQDFSLVPTLTARENLLLAARLSRRTTNGKKIDKALAMVGLAGRGSHLPRQLSGGEKQRVAIARALLIEPEILIADEPTGQLDSENSRMIFALLQQLNHDQILTVIVATHDLALGELAGQRMFLRDGRIIKR
- the sucD gene encoding succinate--CoA ligase subunit alpha, producing MSILVNKDSKILVQGITGQEGMFHTRQCVAYGTQVVAGVTPGKGGQDMDGIPVFNTVESAVQQTGANVSLIFVPPPFAADAIMEAADAGVDLVVCITEGIPTVDMVKAKAYLDDGQTRLVGPNCPGVITPDEAKVGIMPGFIHLKGKVGLISRSGTLTYEAVKQLTERGLGQSTCIGIGGDPIIGSQFIDLLALFEEDPETEAVVMIGEIGGSAEEEAAAFVSNCMTKPVVGFIAGQTAPPGRRMGHAGAIIAGGKGTAAEKMAAMTAAGIEVVKSPADIGEAVVQVLKP
- the sucC gene encoding ADP-forming succinate--CoA ligase subunit beta, producing the protein MKIHEYQAKALLRDFGVEVPRGFAVFTVDDAKQAAIDLGGGTVVVKAQIHAGGRGKGGGVKVVNGPDEAHETAKQILGMQLVTHQTGPEGKEVKRLLVEEGMDIQKEYYFGIVIDRATNQPVIMASTEGGMEIEKVAAETPEKIVKEYVHPLLGLRPFQAAKIAYKLGLDAQLVRQASRMFINLFKAFEANDCSLLEINPLVVTGDGRVLALDAKINFDDNAQYRHKDSWTELRDLSEEEPLEIEASKFGLNYIKLDGNVGCMVNGAGLAMATMDIIKLAGGEPANFLDVGGGANAEGVANAFRIILSDPNVKAVLINIFGGIVRCDRIANGIIEATKQVEIKVPLVVRLEGTNAEEASKILEESGIDMIVGRGLADAAQKVVAAIQ
- a CDS encoding FAD-binding protein translates to MGYTPEMLELIKRVEKSRPERIERAKKGEHFTPLTLAGREEVLGKFHPDYKKEGRRAVKVGPSKGESYPDEFVDLLESKSRLLVDDAALQDLVAYETDVLVIGGGGAGTSAALLAAEHGAKVVLATKLRHGDANTVMAEGGIQGATQEVDSPYFHYLDVIGGGHFTNTPELVEALTHDAPLVIEWLERLGMMFDKNADGRLRVRHGGGTSRKRMHSAGDMTGSEIMRVLRDEARNRQDMITILEFSAAVEILKDTQGRCAGALFYNMETEEYFAIRAKATVVATGGYGRLHVQGFATTNHYGATADGLVIGYRAGVPLAFMHSTQYHPTGVAFPEQNIGLLITEKVRGLGANLLNINGEQFVFEREPRDVESACIIQECLDRNKGIITPTGRIGVWLDSPMIEVLEGPGAVKQELPAKYIQFMRYDIDISKVPMLVYPTLHYQNGGLQINNLTETGVPGLFGAGEASGGVHGENRLMGNSLLDITVFGRRAGRSAAEYVKGLENQSSTLTMDHVRQFHAELQAAGVETNRVSPLVLPNYTREETMEKQLTTHYQGGMR